A window of the Arachis duranensis cultivar V14167 chromosome 5, aradu.V14167.gnm2.J7QH, whole genome shotgun sequence genome harbors these coding sequences:
- the LOC107487433 gene encoding putative F-box protein At1g65770, whose protein sequence is MPLPETHKAILFPSLTSSVDSRKVFALYNHGKLHVLKIGDHNWTILDDANCFDDMIVHNGQLYVVDKVGTISWVDSETLKLVQFSPMLCGLGKKKRLVECGGWLYVVDMYIEGEPDSPWDMYWEVVDVKVHRLDEEWGRWLDVKDLGGYAFVLGKMFTFSLLAQDYYGCEPNSLYFFSAKRASSFTLNDSRFKLPNRFWPCPSLFQRKFNL, encoded by the coding sequence ATGCCTCTCCCTGAAACCCACAAAGCTATTCTCTTCCCGAGTTTGACTTCCTCCGTTGACTCCCGCAAGGTCTTCGCTCTCTACAACCACGGCAAGCTTCACGTTTTGAAGATCGGCGACCACAATTGGACGATTCTCGATGACGCCAACTGTTTCGATGACATGATCGTCCACAATGGTCAACTCTACGTGGTTGACAAAGTAGGTACGATTTCATGGGTGGATAGTGAAACCCTAAAATTGGTTCAATTCTCGCCAATGCTGTGCGGTTTGGGGAAGAAGAAACGGTTGGTGGAGTGTGGTGGGTGGCTGTATGTAGTTGACATGTACATAGAAGGTGAACCCGACAGCCCTTGGGACATGTATTGGGAGGTGGTGGATGTTAAGGTTCATAGGCTTGATGAAGAATGGGGTAGGTGGTTGGATGTTAAGGATTTGGGTGGCTATGCTTTTGTGTTGGGTAAGATGTTTACTTTCTCTCTTTTGGCTCAAGATTACTATGGTTGTGAACCCaattctctctattttttctcTGCTAAAAGAGCTTCTTCTTTCACCTTGAACGATTCAAGGTTCAAGCTCCCTAATCGCTTTTGGCCTTGCCCATCTCTCTTTCAACGCAAGTTCAATTTGTAA